The Gasterosteus aculeatus chromosome 12, fGasAcu3.hap1.1, whole genome shotgun sequence DNA window CTTGGCATTTTAAGGAAAAGTCTTAATATTGCACATTTCCACCTTTGTGTGGTTGTGGAAAACTTGCAATAATACAACTTAAACCCCTGGAAATTGTAGCCCCCatgtgaagaaataaagaaaagtctCACGTTTGGttgtaacagcagcagcaatagTACTAGAGCAGACAGCAACTCAAGCAATAATTATTTAACGAGACAAATGATCAACTCTCTTCCAAGGAGTCGTATCATGCCCATTTGCAAGTTCACTCCTGCATTCTGGGTCCTACTAGAACATGTTTACATGTCCTAATGGTATCTTATCATACTGTACCTGTGATCACACCCTGCCTTTAGCTCGTTTCAGGTAAACTCCCTGTCCGTTGATGTTATTCACATCATAAGTTCAGAGAGCAGTCTACTCGTTAGAGGAGCCTAAATACATACACTTCATTAAAGAAATACTGTACTTGCAAATAAAGATTGTGGTCATTAATCATTGAACTTGTTCTCTGCTGGATCATGAAGACGCGTGTGCCTGCAGATGACAAGTAAAATCTGATGTCCTTAAACCGATGCCTCTTAAAGACGCTGACCTCTGGTCACTTATGTTTTaatgttaaaagaaaagaagaaaaaaaaggtagaacaGGTTTGCTGTCATTAACCACAAACCTGCAACATATAATTCCTCCTCAGCATCTTGTGCTCTACGACACATACGGCCATTAACATGAGTTACAACCAGAACCAGGCGGAGGAAATAAACTCGGTATCCCGTTCCCTCGGAACACGGCAGAGTTCGTGCGTGAAGGCTTTTCAACGCATGAGCTTGGTAGAACAAGGTTACTGCAGGTACAGGAGACTGGCATCGGCAGGATTACCATGAGGGCGTTCCTCGCTCATTAGGCAACAGACACGATGATTCATGAATTCACTCCGCTGCCCAAGTATGTGCCGGCCTAATTTAGCGCGTTGCAACAGAAGCCGCATTCCCCACATCTCTGATCATGTAGTTTCACCGACGGTTGCATCCATTCATCTCCGCTGACCGTAGAGCAACCGAACCCAGTTGAGGGTTcctcctcgtgcactgttgtgtCGTACTTTTCACTTGCCATGAGATTGTCTGTGAACGACCCAGCGCCGCCATCAGCCCGGCCAGCAAGTCTGGAATCGACCCTTTTAATGTAGAGGatccccatatatatatatatacacatgtgtacatGATGTGAGCATATTCCCACTATTTGTCCATTTGCAGCTGCTTTTTGACACATTTGGAAGACACTCAAGCATAAACTTTGCTTTGCAGTAACTCAAGTCTGCCTGTTTTATGAACGCAGCTCACTTTTTAGGCAAATACGAGCAAATGGATGAACCAGCTAAAAGTTATATTTAAGAGATTTCACATTCTTTCAAAAATGGTTCTAggcatttctgttttttgtttttttacaggaattcatagaaccgtagttacttgcgtaacctttttttttctctgaattaTATTTGAGAGTTTTTCAGAGAGTTCTTGAGGGACTTCCTGCGTATGGACTCTGACGAGTCGTCGTTGAAGAGTTTCTCAATAGTGGAGACGAGTGAAGCCCTGATCGCGTGGCCTAATCCTCGCGCCGCAAACACATACAGCACCGGGTTCAGAGCACACTTGACGTACACCAGGTACAGAGAAATGTAAGTGCCTTTAAGTGCTCCTACAGACAGCGCTTGCCGGCCTGGTTGTCCCTGAGCCACAGCCACCAGGAACCGACACACGAAATACGGCACCCAgaaggcgaggaagaggagcatgGTGAGGAACATCAAGTGGTACATCCGGGTCATCCTGCGGCCCGTGGAAGGGCCCGAGGAGGTGGGCGTCAGCGGCACCGCGTTCCTGATGGTGAGCAACACGGCCACGTTGCTGCCCAAGAACACCAGCAGGGGCAAGATGAACCCCGCCACCGTCTCCGTCACGACCAGCCCGATGTTAAACGTGCCGCTCTCCTTGCACTGCAAGCCCGTCGCGTTGACCAGGGTGGCGTGGTACAGGTACGGCGCGGAGAAGACGGTGGCCATCAGCCACAAGACGCCGCAGGCCAGGGGGACGGCCCAGGGGGGGCGTCGCAGGCGAGCCCACACGGGCCTCAGCAGACACAGGCAGCGCTCCAGGGCCACGGCGCAGATGAGGAAGGCGGAGGCGTAGAGCCCCAGCACGCGCAGGAACATGGTCAGGTGGCACATGACGGTTCCGAAGGGCCAGCTGTTTCTGTTGGCCAGGTATCCCAACATCAGGGGGGTgcgcaccagcagcaccaggtcGGCCAGGGCCAGGTTCAGGACGTAGATGCGGAAGCTGCTGGCGGCGCGCGTCTCCCCGCCGCTGCCTCTGCGCATCAGGTAGCGGTTGTGGCGCAGTCCGAGAGCCCAAACCACCAGCCCGTTCAGGGATACGCCGACCTCGAGAGACCGAGAGAACCCAGGACATTCAGCATGGCAGGCGTTTGGGGCAAATGCACATTTTAGGGAAAACACACTCGGAAAGATGGTGGCCAATTAGCTCAGCACGGCCGAAGAGATACGAGGACACGGTGAGCTCGGTCCAAAGGAAAACACATCAACGCTAAACTAGTAAAGACGGTGTATGTTGCTATTATAGACAACATGAGAAACTGAGAAGTTGTGGTTTTTCGAGTGGTATGTCATATTTCCATACGTACAATGTTTAAAGATGATTTCTCACCAGGAAGATGAGCAAAGTAAAGGCCATTTGGACTCCCCGGGCTGCGTCCTGCTCCCAGGTGGCGTTGGGGTTGCTCGCGCTGGTTGGAAGCAAGTTGACTGGAGACTTTGTGCCATTCATATCGGCCATTGAGGtgaggagctgaaacacacatttatgtcAAAGGGTCATTTTTTTGGACGAGACAATCAAAAACATCCCAAAagggttttctctttttaaaaaaaaatccatttcacCTTTGACAAACATGGAAGATGTGGAACACTGAATATGAATTTCACATTTTGACTGGCTGATGGCCACATCACATACATGTCACCACACACTTCCTTCCTTACTTTTGCACAGCTTGGTTTCCTGACTAGAAATATTCAGTGTTGCATCCAATATTGTGTCTATTAGTTCAACACTAAATGAATCGAGCACAGCAATTCATGTCTAATCTCTTCCTCGCCTCCAAGCACATTTGTTTTTGATCTCTTATGATGAGTTGCCAGCGACTTTCGTCAACCGCAACCGCCACAGGTTTACTCCCAAACCAGTAACATTTGAAGAACCAGATTTTTCTCCCCAAATGAGTGAACCTCTGAAGATTTTCGCCATATCTTCATACAAACAACCAGTATTTTTACAAGCGCACGCACGCTACCCAGATTACAGGACGCGTGTCAGGTGTTGCTTAAGCCGTCACTAAAGACGGAGAAAGGAATCCGGTCTTATCTCCTGCGGGCCCCAGGCCCATCGGGGGCCCTGCCTGATTGTACATGTGGACCGAGCGGTTGGCGTGCAGCTGGAACGAGGACGGCGTGCATGAATGCTCTCCTTCGGCCTCCAAACAGCAGCGCCGCCGACAAACTGCGCCAAAGTTACCTGAAGCCGCTGTGGCTCCTGATTCCGCGCACAACCACTTCTAGAGACTCCACTGAACCAGACGTTTAGGAGTCAAGATCTATCTGCGCTTAAAGTCCGTgttaaaaagcttcttttatttttgacattATTTGCATGTAAATTTAAAGCGGTTCCCTCTTACCTGCTTTATTTGGCTTGTGTGTGGGAGAAATGGAGCAGGCGATAAAGAAAGAAGGAGCGGCCACTTGCTGttatactctctctctctctctctttctctctcttgtccctctctctctctttcctgtgTGAGATTGCAACACACACTTGTTCCTTTGTACATATCTATGGAAATGAAAACATACGTTTTGATTTCTAACAAAAGTTGATATAAACCAGCTTGGATTGAGTGAACGTTAGCCTCAGATGCATAACTTTTACGCATTACACTTATAAAAtattgtttgcttttattttttgtgtgagtTGTGTGAGGTTCCATTCACAAGGACAGCCTAATCAGTGCGCTCTCTTCAGAGGTGCACATTTATGCTCTCAAATGCAGTCCTTTAACGCTTTTTTTGTTAGAACTCTTCAAAGGATTTTGGCTTTTTACTTTAATTAGATTGAAGACGGAGGGGGAAAATACGCTTTCTTCTATGGTCtcttatttaacatttaaatctgCAGTAAATCTTTGAACCACATGAGGGAGCCTAAATGTTGGCATTGTACTGATAGTGCAGCCAACTTTGGATgtggatatataaatatatatgtaatcaTTTTACAAAGCGTATTTGTTACAATGGTGACCATTGTAAGCTGATTCAGCAACCCCCCATCGGAAGCAGGGGTCACGGATTGTGACATCTAAGACTAGGAAGCATCTTAGGCATGAATcatgacttgtgtgtgtttcaactcTGCTTCATGCTTGCAAGCATTTAGCAAATGTCCTGTTCAAATGATTTCACACCGGTGTTGAGTAAAATTCTTCTAACTGAAACGTTGCTTTGAGTTCACCACATTTGGCCTTATGTATTTGTAATTTCATGTCACAAGACTGCCaaaaaaaccacaacaacaacaacaataacaatttcAATTGCTCCACTGTCGTTTGAAGAAATGTTactcaaaaaaaagagactatTTTAATACAGATTTGTTGCTTTACTTAACCGGCGATTGACTCAAAGCAAATCACAGAGGCCATTTTTAAGGGGATAAAGGTCAGTACCACAGTTTGACTCTGATGTGTTGGTCAGATAAAACTTGTTAGGATCAAGCCATTGGTACTCTTGGCCGTATTGTGGAAtttgtttgaaataaaagtCCTTCATAGTGCCACACTGAATGAAAAGGTAAGCTTGTGTATCAGCGTTTGCTTAGAGCACAACTGACTTCCCCGTCGAGACTTGAAGCCACAGCGCGTTTTCTTTCTAATCGAGCTGCAGTAGAGGACCTTCCCCGGTAGAGAGCAGTGTTGCTCATTCTCCAAACAATTACATCTTTTGTCCTTTCGGTGCCAGATGGGGTTTGTAGGATTAAAgctaaaaaggaaaagcagagccatcaaaatataataaaagtacCAAAAGTATGGTATTAATTCAGAATGACCCATTCCAGAATTGTATGTATTAAATCCCCAATTTATAgttaatgaatgaaaaatgtgtccaaTACTTTAACGTTTCAATAGATATGGGAGCTTTCAAATACACTGCTGTATGTATTGACCTAtgattatatataattaattattcGCTGAgttcaatgtttttattgattgttCGATCTCTAACGTAACAAATAACCAAAGTTATCAAGTACATGTAGTGGATGAAAAGGTACAGTATTGCCTCCTCTATGTAGTAGAGTAGAACGAAATGTAAATGATTGAATGAAGTAAATCAAACTGTACTTAAATGTGTGGCAGCATTTCGCGCTGAGGTTGTAGATTTCAACCCAGTGTGTGAATGGCTGTCGGTTTGTCCCTtctgggctactgtagaaacatggccGCCGACTccgaaggaaggaagaagaccTCCGTATGTTGGCACAAACGACTCATTCCAATGTAACCATAAcacctttcttttctttaaagatAACATGCTTTGTGTTccatattttccctttttttagaTCCCCATTAATGATACACACTGTTCAGCGTACTACTTAACTAAAATAATGACAGACAGAAACAGTAACAACAGAAAATTGAGGTTATAAATATACATCCTTTAAAGAAAGTTCGTAAATGGCCACTTttagatttgtttattttgaatagtGTCCCCTTTGTCCCGGTTAGTTTCTGATGGTTGGCAGCCACTAAAAGGAAAACCAAAGTTTGTGGCGGAAATGTGGCCACGTCAACTAATATCCACAATGTCAAAGTTTATAATTGCTCTGCAATGTTTTTAATTCGGAAGcattgaaaaataacaaaattatTAACAGtatttacacacatacatgtattatGTCTAACATTTATAATACTTGCATTTTCTGAAAAACTAACGTTTTAAAATACACTTTGAAAAGAAAGTGACATTTAGCTCTGCGGGCGACTGCCCCTTATATTTCATTGAATAATAACCAATGAAACTAAGAATTGTGCGTATATTCAAAATAGTTTGTGGAATTGAACCAGCGACGGTCTTTCCCCCTCTCAAGCTCACCCACACTTCCTATAAACCTGCTAAGTTTAGCTCTCGTGGTTTTGATCGGGGAAACCGAACAGTTTTGGTATgttgcaaagaagaaaacgaCTCAACTCTGCGCTTTGTTGCCTTCGTCTCATTTTCACAATGTTCAACAGACATTTCATTAGATTTTGGAGTAAAAGCAGCAGCTGTTTCTGGTCTTCAACCCATGTCGTTGATGACATGACGATAACCTGACACGGAGACGAGAtgacgacagagagagagagctggaaaTGTCATGACACGAGTTGTACGTCTGTTGGGGCCTCTCATGCAGATACCGCACACGACAGGAAAACAGAGCGCGGTTTGCCCACGTGGAAACACCGACGCAGAGCGCTGCCTCTCATATAATCGCTCTAATACACAAACTTTCACCCTGGCTTTTGTTTCTCGTTTCCACCACTCCAGAGAAATAATTGAAAGTAAGTCAGGGATATCGATGCGACTGATCTGCTTTTCCCCTTAACATCTGAATTTGACGtcacttcctctctttctttatCTCGACACACGTTTTCATGTGATATCAGTTTCTCTGatcgtcttcttttttttttcgtgaaAGGGGAAAATTAGAAGCAACTTCCTCCGTCAATGCTTAGGAGACGTGACGCCAGACAGAAGAAGTGAGGCCTGTCCTGAAGCCTCCTCAGCTGGCTCATTACACGTTGTGTAATTTCCACCGGTGAACGGGAGGGTCCCCGCCACAGCGTCGCTTCTTCCCCCGCCTCTTCATGTACTTTCAGCCCTTTCCCTTCACCCACTTCCCCGCCGATGTGTCTTCTCGAACGTGTCCCCTCGTCAACACACCCAGGGGAATGCGACGTGGCCTCGGCGGCACACGTCCACCCTGCGAGTGTGAGACAGGAGGGTTGCGTGAAGCTCTGGAGCAGAGCGGGAGGGGACGAACAGATAGTGAGAATGGATTGGGGAGGCACCTTGTCTTCTCAGAAACAGAGCAATATGACTTGGTTACCGGGTTACCACAACCACAAACACTACGGGCAGTGATCATTCTGGGCCAGTTCATGGTAACCAGGAAAGTTTGCAGGATCACAGTCATTTAGGCGAAAAGGGGTCGCTGTCAAAATCCCCACCAGTAACAAGCCGCTAACTGTCAAACAGACCTCCAGTTCATCTCACGACCCTGCACACTCATAATGTCCATGGATTGTACAGGTGGCTAGGTGAGAAATGGGGCTGTATGTTGAATATATGACTATGACTTCAATGAAATGGTCGCACAGAGAAAGTCTGTTACAGTGCTCAGAAATCAAACCGTATTGTTTTAACAAATGAAACCTAAGGATTTTGGTGATTCTTAGGCTTTTCCCATATTAAAAACAGGTAAATCTTGTAATTTGAATAACTCCTGTACCCACAACATCTACCACACGTGGACATCCTGGAAGAGGGGTCCCTTCTCCGTTCCCTTACTGccctttttgtccttttgtttcctgTAAACGTTATTTGGGGGGGATTCTTCCTTCACTGATATCTGAGGCAGAAGATGTTGAATgctgtacagattgtaaaaccCTCTTGAACAAAGTTGTGGTCGCATTTTTAGGCTCTACAAataaatttaattgaattaacaAACAAAGATagagaaaataataagaaaaaaatcaaaatatccgTTTACTAACTGTAACCCAATTTGAGGAGTATCATAGTCTCATTCATCCGCGTTCAATGCTGCCCAAACACTCTTTGCTAAAAACTTACTAAAACCCTTCCTCCACTATAATGTCTCCTGTGTTCGAGTCCACGCAAGTAAAAGACTTTATTTCTGACATAGTTCAGCTGACCACCATTGACCTATTTAGGCTCATTTGTgggtaaaatattattttaaacaagA harbors:
- the LOC120809802 gene encoding C5a anaphylatoxin chemotactic receptor 1 isoform X1, encoding MADMNGTKSPVNLLPTSASNPNATWEQDAARGVQMAFTLLIFLVGVSLNGLVVWALGLRHNRYLMRRGSGGETRAASSFRIYVLNLALADLVLLVRTPLMLGYLANRNSWPFGTVMCHLTMFLRVLGLYASAFLICAVALERCLCLLRPVWARLRRPPWAVPLACGVLWLMATVFSAPYLYHATLVNATGLQCKESGTFNIGLVVTETVAGFILPLLVFLGSNVAVLLTIRNAVPLTPTSSGPSTGRRMTRMYHLMFLTMLLFLAFWVPYFVCRFLVAVAQGQPGRQALSVGALKGTYISLYLVYVKCALNPVLYVFAARGLGHAIRASLVSTIEKLFNDDSSESIRRKSLKNSLKNSQI
- the LOC120809802 gene encoding C5a anaphylatoxin chemotactic receptor 1 isoform X2, which produces MRRGSGGETRAASSFRIYVLNLALADLVLLVRTPLMLGYLANRNSWPFGTVMCHLTMFLRVLGLYASAFLICAVALERCLCLLRPVWARLRRPPWAVPLACGVLWLMATVFSAPYLYHATLVNATGLQCKESGTFNIGLVVTETVAGFILPLLVFLGSNVAVLLTIRNAVPLTPTSSGPSTGRRMTRMYHLMFLTMLLFLAFWVPYFVCRFLVAVAQGQPGRQALSVGALKGTYISLYLVYVKCALNPVLYVFAARGLGHAIRASLVSTIEKLFNDDSSESIRRKSLKNSLKNSQI